The proteins below come from a single Alnus glutinosa chromosome 9, dhAlnGlut1.1, whole genome shotgun sequence genomic window:
- the LOC133877686 gene encoding receptor-like protein 2, protein MPYQLLLITLFLFCIFSTNHACNQIDRHSLSSVAFNTMSSPPLNWSSIDCCQWEGISCDQERQVTHIWLPSKGLIGSISHSLGNLTQVSHLNLSHNSLSGPLPKGLFSSMNQLKVLDLSYNRLFGDIYAWPASIQIVDISSNQFNETIQSSSLQRAWRLTELNVSNNSFMVPIPSFPCINSSLVILLDFSLNHHSGHIPSGLGACSKLKVFRAGFNSLSGPLPDDMYNATELEEISLPSNDLSGPISSDIVNLTKLTNLELYRNELSGKIPVDIRKLPKLKYLLLDRNSLTGSLPPSLVNCTNLTKLILLFNFIEGDISTFNFSGLHQLTVIDLGYNNFSGNLPVNLYSCTSLIAVRLSKNRLGGQISPEVVQLKFLSFFSVSYNKLTNIIGAIQILMCCKTLTVVLLGGNFLHEAIPGDDTIVGSDGFEKVRVLSLSDSKLTGELPIWLSKFKKLEYLNLKRNRIRGSIPGWLSTLPRLFAVYLSDNLISGEFPKELCALPALMSPKAIVDNNKLDLPIFVSTITTQYNFLSNMEPVIFVANNNLSGNIPVEIGSLKFLHALDLNHNNFSGNIPDQLSQLTNLEELDLSANRLFGEIPASQSSLNFLSHFSVANNNLHGLIPSGTQLQSFDVSAYEGNPGLCGPPLPHECSHIVNNNRDIRDEENGHRIPWFSITMVLGFITGFWGVCGPLVISYKWRVAYFRFMDHVKDRCIILFFKIAY, encoded by the coding sequence ATGCCATATCAACTCCTCTTGATCACcttgtttctcttttgtattTTCTCCACAAATCATGCATGCAACCAAATAGACCGCCACTCTCTCTCGTCCGTAGCCTTCAACACTATGTCTTCTCCTCCGCTAAATTGGTCTTCCATTGATTGTTGCCAGTGGGAAGGCATTTCTTGTGATCAAGAACGTCAAGTCACCCATATTTGGTTACCTTCTAAAGGCCTCATCGGGAGTATATCTCACTCTCTTGGAAACCTCACACAAGTCTCTCACCTCAATCTCTCTCACAATTCACTTTCGGGTCCTCTCCCTAAAGGATTGTTTTCGTCCATGAATCAACTCAAGGTCCTTGATTTGAGCTACAACCGTCTATTTGGAGATATATATGCTTGGCCTGCCTCCATTCAAATTGTTGACATATCTAGCAATCAATTCAATGAGACAATCCAATCTTCATCACTTCAAAGAGCATGGAGGTTGACCGAGCTCAATGTCAGCAACAATAGTTTTATGGTCCCTATTCCTTCCTTTCCTTGCATAAATTCTTCTTTGGTCATCCTCCTCGATTTCTCTCTTAATCATCATAGTGGCCATATTCCTAGTGGACTCGGGGCATGttccaaattaaaagtttttcggGCAGGTTTTAACTCTCTCTCAGGACCTCTTCCTGATGATATGTACAATGCGACGGAGTTAGAAGAAATTTCCTTACCTTCCAATGATCTTTCAGGACCCATTAGTAGTGACATCGTGAACCTTACAAAACTAACCAACCTTGAGTTATATAGAAATGAATTGAGCGGCAAGATCCCTGTGGATATCAGAAAGCTccccaaattaaaatacctaCTACTTGATAGGAACTCCTTAACAGGTTCTTTGCCCCCATCTTTGGTAAATTGCACAAATCTcactaaattgattttattgttCAATTTCATTGAAGGAGACATCTCTACCTTTAATTTCTCTGGTCTTCATCAACTTACTGTAATAGATTTGGGGTATAATAACTTCTCCGGTAACTTGCCAGTTAACCTTTACTCATGCACATCCCTAATAGCAGTTCGACTCAGCAAAAACCGACTAGGCGGACAAATCTCGCCTGAGGTAGTTCAATTGAAATTCTTATCTTTCTTTTCAGTTTCTTACAACAAGCTAACCAATATCATAGGCGCAATCCAGATTCTGATGTGTTGCAAGACACTCACTGTAGTCCTCCTTGGAGGTAATTTTCTACATGAGGCAATACCAGGTGATGACACTATAGTTGGTTCTGATGGATTTGAAAAGGTCCGAGTTTTGAGTCTTAGTGATTCCAAATTGACTGGCGAATTGCCTATATGGCTATCTAAGTTTAAGAAGCTAGAATATCTAAATCTAAAACGCAATCGTATCAGGGGTTCAATTCCTGGTTGGTTGTCGACTCTTCCAAGGCTCTTCGCTGTGTACTTATCCGATAACCTCATTTCAGGCGAATTTCCAAAGGAACTTTGTGCATTGCCGGCATTAATGTCACCAAAGGCTATAGTAGACAACAATAAATTGGATTTACCAATTTTTGTCTCAACAATTACTACCCAATACAATTTTCTCTCCAACATGGAACCAGTAATTTTTGTTGCAAACAACAATCTTAGTGGCAACATCCCCGTTGAGATCGGCAGTTTGAAGTTTCTCCATGCTTTGGATCTCAATCATAACAACTTCTCAGGCAACATTCCAGACCAACTGTCTCAGCTCACAAACTTGGAAGAATTGGACCTCTCTGCGAATCGGTTGTTCGGCGAAATTCCGGCATCACAAAGTAGTCTTAACTTCTTGTCTCATTTTAGTGTTGCAAACAACAATTTGCATGGACTAATACCATCAGGCACTCAGCTTCAGAGCTTTGATGTCTCTGCATATGAGGGCAACCCTGGACTCTGTGGCCCGCCACTTCCACATGAGTGTTCCCATATTGTTAACAACAACAGAGACATTCGGGATGAGGAGAATGGGCATAGAATCCCATGGTTTTCAATTACTATGGTTCTTGGCTTCATTACAGGTTTTTGGGGAGTTTGTGGTCCATTGGTTATTAGTTATAAATGGAGAGTTGCATATTTCCGATTCATGGACCACGTAAAAGATAGGTGTATAATCCTATTCTTCAAAATTGCTTATTAG
- the LOC133876647 gene encoding receptor-like protein 2 translates to MLDLTPHHLLFILFLFGLFSMNHACNKIDRHSLSSLAFNNMSSPPLNWSSIDCCRWEGISCDHKRQVTHIWLPSKGLTGSISSSLGNLTQLSHLNLSHNSLSGPLPKGLFLSLNQLKVLDLSYNHLVGDISGWPASIQIVNVSSNHFSETLQSSSLQRAWRLIELNASNNNFIGPIPSFLCVNSTIVKLLDFSHNLHSGHIPSGLGACSKLKVFRAGFNSLFGPLPDDIYNATGLEEISLPSNDLSGPISSDIVNLVKLTNLELYVNKLSGKLPENIGKLSKLKHVILHSNSLTGSLPPSLMNCTNLTRLILRINFFEGDVSFFNFSGLHQLTVIDLGANNFSGSLPVSLYSCKSLIAIRLARNQLEGQVQPEVLQLKFLSFISLAYNRLTNITNAIEILTRCKTLTIVLLGRNFLHEAIPGDDTIVGYDGFENLRILSLSESQLTGQLPIWLSKLKKVEVLNLYSNRFTGSIPSWLSTLPRLFQLDLSDNLISGEFPEQLCSLPALVSPKAPDNNSYLDLPVFYTIASTTQYNFLSNLRPSILLAFNNLSGNIPVEIGHLKMLHHLNLSHNNFSGNIPNQLSQLTNLEGLDLSTNRLSGEIPASLSSLNFLSRFSVANNNLHGPIPSGTQLQTFDIFAYEGNPGLCGPPLPHECAHIVGNNRDIRDEENGHKIPWFSITVVLGFTTGFWGVCVPLVISYKWRVAYFRFMDHVKDRCIILFFKIAY, encoded by the coding sequence ATGCTAGATTTAACGCCTCATCATCTCCTCTTCATTTTGTTTCTCTTTGGCCTTTTCTCCATGAATCATGCTTGCAATAAAATAGACCGTCACTCTCTCTCGTCTTTAGCCTTCAACAATATGTCTTCTCCTCCACTAAATTGGTCTTCCATTGATTGTTGCCGGTGGGAAGGCATTTCTTGTGATCATAAACGTCAAGTCACCCATATTTGGTTACCTTCTAAAGGCCTCACTGGGAGTATATCTTCCTCTCTTGGAAACCTCACACAGCTCTCCCACCTCAATCTCTCTCACAATTCTCTTTCAGGGCCTCTCCCTAAGGGATTGTTTTTGTCCTTGAATCAACTCAAGGTCCTTGATTTGAGCTACAACCATCTAGTTGGAGATATATCTGGCTGGCCTGCCTCCATTCAAATCGTTAACGTATCTAGCAATCACTTCAGCGAGACACTCCAGTCTTCATCCCTTCAAAGAGCATGGAGGTTAATCGAGCTCAATGCCAGCAACAATAATTTCATCGGCCCTATTCCTTCCTTTCTTTGTGTCAATTCTACCATTGTTAAGCTCCTCGATTTCTCCCATAATCTCCATAGTGGCCATATTCCTAGTGGACTAGGGGCATGTTCCAAATTAAAGGTTTTTCGGGCAGGTTTTAACTCTCTCTTCGGTCCTCTTCCTGATGATATATACAATGCAACAGGGTTAGAAGAAATCTCATTACCTTCCAATGATCTTTCAGGACCCATTAGCAGTGACATTGTGAACCTTGTCAAACTCACCAACCTTGAATTGTATGTCAATAAATTGAGTGGCAAGCTCCCTGAGAATATTGGAAAGCTTTCCAAATTGAAGCACGTGATCCTTCATTCAAACTCCTTAACAGGTTCATTGCCCCCATCTTTGATGAATTGCACAAATCTCACACGATTGATTTTACGGATCAATTTCTTTGAGGGAGAcgtgtctttcttcaatttctCTGGTCTTCATCAACTTACTGTAATTGACCTTGGGGCCAATAACTTCTCAGGTAGCTTGCCAGTAAGCCTCTACTCATGCAAGTCCCTAATTGCGATCCGACTAGCCCGAAACCAACTAGAGGGACAAGTCCAACCCGAGGTGCTTCAATTGAAATTCTTGTCTTTCATTTCCCTTGCTTACAATAGGCTAACCAATATCACAAACGCAATCGAGATTTTGACTCGTTGCAAGACACTCACAATAGTCCTCCttggaagaaattttctacatGAGGCAATACCAGGTGATGACACTATAGTTGGTTATGATGGATTTGAAAATCTTCGAATTTTGAGTCTTAGTGAATCCCAACTCACAGGTCAATTGCCCATATGGCTATCTAAGCTCAAGAAGGTAGAAGTCTTGAATCTATATTCCAACCGTTTCACGGGTTCAATTCCTAGTTGGTTGTCGACTCTTCCAAGGCTCTTCCAATTGGACCTATCTGATAACCTTATTTCAGGTGAATTCCCAGAACAACTTTGTTCATTGCCAGCATTAGTGTCACCAAAGGCTCCAGATAACAACAGTTATTTGGATTTACCAGTTTTTTACACAATAGCAAGTACTACCCAATACAATTTTCTCTCAAACCTGCGACCATCAATATTACTTGCATTCAACAATCTTAGTGGGAACATCCCCGTTGAGATTGGCCATTTGAAGATGCTTCATCATCTGAATCTCAGTCATAACAATTTCTCAGGCAACATTCCGAACCAATTGTCTCAGCTCACAAACTTGGAAGGATTGGACCTCTCTACGAATCGGTTGTCTGGCGAAATTCCGGCATCACTAAGTAGTCTTAACTTCTTGTCTCGTTTTAGTGTTGCAAACAACAATTTGCATGGACCAATACCATCAGGCACTCAGCTCCAGACCTTTGATATCTTTGCATATGAGGGCAACCCTGGACTCTGTGGGCCCCCACTTCCACATGAGTGTGCCCATATTGTTGGGAACAACAGAGACATTCGGGATGAGGAGAATGGGCATAAAATCCCATGGTTTTCAATTACTGTGGTTCTTGGCTTCACTACAGGTTTTTGGGGAGTTTGTGTTCCATTGGTTATTAGTTATAAGTGGAGAGTTGCGTATTTCCGATTCATGGACCACGTAAAAGATAGGTGTATAATCCTATTCTTCAAAATTGCATATTAG